From the genome of Labedella gwakjiensis:
CTCCAGGACGCGGTCGCAGTCGCGACCGAGGTCCTCCGCGAGCCCGTGGCCGAGCTCGTCCCAGGTCGGATTCCTGTTGCCGACTACGTGACGTTGCTGAGGGATGTGGAGCGTCTCGGCCGTCTGGTCGACGCGGCCCGCGTCGCGTTGGCCGGGGACGCGGAACAGCGCACCGGCGGACCGATCGACGCCCTCGCTGCCGTCGGGTATGCGTCCGCGGTGGACGCTGTCGCGACGCTCACCGGACTGTCGGATCGGGATGCGAAGAGACGGATCCGTCTGGGCGGGAAGCTCAACGCCGGGGTGTCGCTGACCGGCGCGGAGACCGGGTCGGTCCATCCCTCCGTCGCTCAGGCCGTGTCCGCGGGGAACCTTGGTGTCGATGCAGCGACGATCCTCACCGATGCCCTCGACGGGGTCTCACCACGGGTCGATCCTGTCGTGATCGCCGAGGCCGAAGAGGCACTCGTCAACCTCGCCGCCGGCTCAGACACCCATCCGCCCCTGCGCGGGGACCTCGTCCGTGGACAGGCGCACCTGTTCGTCGAAGCGATCGATCCCGACGGGGTCCGCCCCCGGGAAGAACTAGCACGGCGGAAGCGGCGGTTCACGATCGGACCCGAAACACGGGATGGGCTCATTCCCGTCCACGGGTTGCTGACGTTAGAGATCGGGGCATCGCTGAAGCGCCTCATCGACGCGCACGTTCGCAGGGTCGCGTTCACCGACGGCCCTCACGCTCTGGAAGACGCAACCCAACCCACCGGAAGGGAAGAGCCTGTCGAGCACCTCGACGACCGCACCCCCGCGCAGCGACGCCACGACACCCTCGCGGACATCATCAGCGCCGCGTCGCGTGTGAAGGACGCGCCCGAGCTCGCCGGGACCGCCCCCGCGATCACCGTCACCGTCACGCAGGCGGCACTCGATCACGGGCGCGGGGTCGGAACCATCGATGGCGTCGACACCCCGATCTCTGTTGCGGCGATCGAGAAACTCATCGACTCCCGCGGCATCCAGACCGTCACGATGAACCCGAACCGACGCATCCTCGCCCTCGGATCAGTGCAACGCTGCTTCACCTCCTCGCAACGCAGGGCGATCACGGCGCGGGATGGCGGGTGCGTCATCCCCGGCTGCACCACCCCCGCCGGCTGGTGCGAAGTCCACCACGTCATCCCCTGGAGAGACGGCGGGGAGACGCACACCGACAACGGCGTGCTCCTCTGTTGGGGTCACCACCAGAACATCGACAGCGGACCCTGGCGACTCACCATGCCGAACGGAGTCCCCCACGTCCGAGGACCCGGACACCCCGACTGGACACACACCACAAAAACCCGCACCGGACCACCCCTCACCCGAACCGGGTGACAACCGGCACTCTGGCAACGGACGCTGTGCGTCGTTGCGCTCGTCCTGACGCCCCGTGAACCGGCGCTCCAGCTCACGCGTTCCGATCCGCCGACGGCGTCCGCGACGAACACACCATCAGCGGACAGACCTGTCCGCACCATTCGGAGGCAGACGTGCGCACCCAGGACACCCAGACGACCGACGGCGACGACACCCGTCGCTCGTCCGCGCGACGCGCTCAGCGCGCCCCCGGCGCCCCGCGCCACCCCTGGGGGTGGGCGGCGATCGTCGGAATCGTCGGCGCGGGCGTTTTCCTCGCCGTCGCCGAGCTGATCGCGCTCATCGTGGCGCGCAACGGCAGCCCCGTGCTCGCCCTCGGCTCGTTCGTGATCGACATCGTCCCCCAGTGGGCGAAGGAATTCGCCATCGCGACCTTCGGCGAGAACGACAAGCTCTTCCTGCTCATCAGCCTCGGCGTCGCCATCGTGGTCGCGGCCGCGATCGGCGGCATCCTCCAGTACGTGCGCCCGCCACTCGGCATCATCCTGCTCGCGATCGCAGGCGCTGGCACCACCGTCGCGACCGTCACGCGTGCGGGCGCGACACCCCTCGCGGCTCTCCCCGGCGTGCTCGGCACGATCGCGGGCGCCGTCCTCCTGCACATCCTCGCCGCGCGCCTCCGCCGCTGGTACCGGAGCGCGCAGGAGCCCTCCCTCACGAAGGACCCGGTCGACGGAAAGACGAGCGACGACGCAAAGAACACCCCAGCGCGCCTCGACCGTCGTGGCTTCCTCCGCGTCCTCGGCATCACGAGCGCCGGAGCGATCGTCGTCGGCGTCGGGGCACGTATCGCGAACGCGGCCACCTCGTCGATCACGGCCATCCGCAACGCGGTCAACCTGCCGACCCCGTCCTCCACGGTCACCATCCCCGAGGGCGCGGAGCTCGACATCGACGGCGTCTCCGAGCTCTTCACGCCGAACGAGGACTTCTACCGCGTCGACACGGCCCTCACGGTGCCGAACGTCGACACGTCCACCTGGAGCCTCACCATCACCGGCATGGTCGACAGCCCCGTCACGTTGACGTTCGACGACATCCTCGCGATGGACCTGCGCGAGTTCGTCATCACCCTCACGTGCGTGTCCAACGAGGTCGGCGGAGGCCTCGTCGGCAATGCCCGCTGGCTCGGCATCCCGGTGCGCGAGATCCTGGCGCAGGCGTCGCCGCAGTCCGGCGCCGACATGGTCCTCAGCCGCAGCGTCGACGGCTACACCGCGAGCACGCCGCTCGCGTCCCTCACGGACGACGGCCTCGACGCGATCCTGGCGGTCGGCATGAACGGGGAGCCCCTCCCCCTCGAGCACGGCTTCCCCGTGCGCATGGTCGTTCCCGGCCTCTACGGTTATGTCTCCGCGACGAAGTGGCTGACCGAGTTGAAGGTCACCACCTTCGCCGAGGACGAGGCCTACTGGACGCCGCGCGGCTACAGCGCCGAGGCCCCCATCAAGCTGTCCTCGCGCATCGACACTCCGCGCACCGGCAAGGCGATCGAGGCGGGTCCTGGAAAGGTCGCCGGAATGGCCTGGGCCCAGTCGGTCGGCGTCGAGAAGGTGGAAGTGCGCATCGACGACGGCGACTGGCAGCCCGCCACGATGTCGTCCCCGATCAACGACGACACGTGGGTGCAGTGGTACATCGACTGGGAGCCCGACGCCGGCACCCACTACCTGAGCGTGCGCGCCACGGACAAGGACGGAACCCTCCAGGAGGAGGAGCGCGCCCCGATCGCGCCGAACGGTTCGAGCGGCTGGCAGCGCGTCCTCATCCAGGTGCGATGACTTCCGTGGGGTGACGCCTCCGCCCGCCGTTCAACGGCGATCGGCGACACGAGGTGCCGCCCCACGGAAGCGGACGTGGAAACGGGCTGAGAGGATGGCGGTGTGTCCTCCGTCGTCTCCCTCATCCGCTCGTCCGCGCTCTCCGATGTGGCGGAGTACGCCTATGCGTCGACCGTCCCGGCCGGATCGCGCCTGATCTTCCTCGCCGGATCGTGCCCCCTCGACGCGGACGGAAACACCGTGGCGGTCGGTGACTACGCGGGTCAAGCGGCCGCATGCGTCGCGAACCTGCGGACCGCCCTCGCGGCGGCCGACGCGACGATCGAGGACGTCGTGAGCACACGGGTCCTCGTCGCATCGACCCGGCAGCACGACCTCGTGACCGCCTGGGAGGTCGTCCGCGACGCCTTCGGCCCGCACGACGTCCCGAGCACGCTCATGGGCGTGACCGTGCTGGGCTACGACGACCAGCTCGTGGAGATCGAGGCGACGGCCGCCGTCGCGCGGTGACCCGGCGGATCGGTCGCCGTCTCGGGCCGGCAGGGCTCGCTCGGTCAGGAGTACTGCGGGACCTCCACCCGTTCACCCCCGGCGAGCGCGGAGCGATGGGCGCAGATGCCCGGAGCGGTGAAGTCTGCCGCACGACGCTCATCGACGATCGGTGCGCGGCCATCCACGATGCTCGACACGAACTCGTGCACGAGGAAGGGATGCGACCCGCCGTGATGGGCGCCCACCGAAGCGGGTGCGGGCATGCCCGGGAGATGCACGTCCGTCTCACGGACGAATCGCCGGAGCGGCTCCGGTAGACGTTCCGGGAAGTCTCGTGGTGCGAGCGATTCCTTGACGACCTGGTTGCCGCGCGACCCTGGACGCGGTCCGCTCATCCGGTACACGGTCATGTCGCCCTCGTTGTCCGGTGGCCACTCCACGCCGAGGTGCTCCCCGTACAGCGCGAAACCCTCGACGTACGCGCGTGCCGTCTGGAAGAACGACATCGTGATGTCCGCGACGATGTCCTGGTCGCGGAGCGTGAAGAGGCCGACCTCGGTGGGGAACGGGTTATCGAAGCCACCCGTCCGTCGGGACTCGGGGAGTCGACCGGTGCCGAGGCACGTGACCGACTCCACGGTCGTGTCGAGCAGGCCGAGCACGGGCGAGAGGGCGTGGGTGAGGTAATGCATGGGAGGGAAACCCTGCCAGTACACCGGATAGCCGTCGAGGTTCTGGATGTGGAAGCCGCGGAAAAGCGTCGGCGCCCCGAACTCCCCCCGTCGCAGCATCTCCTCGACGACGAGATACTCGCGCCCGAAGACGGCGGTCTCCATCATCATGTAGGTCGTTCCTGCGGCGTTCTTGGCGGCGATGATGCGCTCCAGATCGTCCAGGGTCGTCGCCATGGGCACGGCGCAGGCGACGTGTTTGCCTGCTTCGAGCGCGGCCACCGCCATGTCGGCATGCAGGAAGACGGGGGCGAGGATGTGAACGGCGTCGATCGCCGGATCGGCGAGCGCATCGGCGATGTCCGCGAACCCGCCTCTCAGCCCGAATCGCCCGGCGACCTCCGCTCGCCGCTGCGCGTCCGGTTCGACGAGGACGACGGTGGCGACCGCGGGGTGGCTCAGATAGATGGGGACGAAGTCCTGCCCGAACCCCAGACCGACGACGGCGATCGTGAGGCCGCTCATGAGAGGCGCACCTCGATCTCCTCGCCCGTGAGGAAATGCACCGGCGAGGTCACGAAGTTGTCGAGATCGGCGCTGGCGGCCATCCCCTCCGGCGATGCGAGGATCGCGGACATCGCATCGGCCGAATTCGCGTACAGCTCGGCCACGAGAATGTACGGGGTCTCCGGGGTGTCGATCCACGACAGGTTCCAGCCCGTGAGTCCCGCCATCCGTTGGGCCACGGGGATGTGGGTCGCTTCGTAGTATCGGCGGAACGCGGCGACGTCCCCGTCGGCCGGCGGGGAGTAGAGGATCGTCATCCGATACATCTCACGCCCCCTGTCCGGCGCGCACCGGTAGCGCGATCCGCGTATAGCTCGACATGTGCTCGATCATCGCGGTCTCCGTCGGCAGCCGCTCCATGCTCGAGGCGCCGAGGAAACCGTCGACGCCGGGAACGTCCCTGATGACCTCGGCGGCCTCCGTCGGACTCGCGATCGGCCCACCGTGGCAGACGATGATGACGTCCGGGTTGACCTCGCGAGCCGCCTCCATGAGTTCGCGGACCTTGATCTTCGAGTCCGCGAGGCTCAGCGCCGTCTGTGCGCCGATCATGCCGGACGTGGTGAGGCCCATGTGGGGCACGATGACGTCCGCGCCGGCTTCGGCCATCGCGACGGCCTCATCGAGGTTCGCGACGTAACTCGCTGTGAACAGATCGAGGGAACGGGCCTCGGCGATCATCTCCGCCTCCTTGTAGAACCCGAGTCCGGTCTCCTCGAGATTCGCCCGGATGATCCCCTCGAAGAGGCAGACCGTCGGGTAGTTCTGCACTCCGGAGAAACCGGCGTCCCTCACATCGCGGAGGAACTTCGGCATGAGTCGGAAGGGATCGGTGCCACAGACACCCGCTACGACGGGGATGTGATCGACGACGGGCAGTATCTCCGAGCCCATGTCCATGACGATCTGGTTCGCGTCGCCGTACGGCATCAGTCCGGCCATCGAACTACGACCGGCCATCCGGTACCGACCGGAGTTGTAGACGACGATGAAGTCGAGGCCCGCCTCCTCCGAGCATTTCGCGGAGAGCCCCGTCCCGGCACCGCCTCCGATGATGGGCCGCCCGTCCGCGATCTTCGCCCGCATCGAGGCGAGGATCTCTGTCCTGGTTGTCATGATGCAGTACCTTCCGTGAGGCCGAGCGCGCGGCTCAGCGTTCGTGTGACCTCCGCGGCGAACCGCGGGTCGTTGATGTGCGTGTCGAGGACGCGCAGCGGGATGTGGTCGTGGAGGTCACGCCGGAGGGCCTCGATGAGGGCCCGGTCGGCCTCGGGATCGTGGAACGGCGCACCCTCGACGGAGATCTGTGAGAACCCGGCGGCGGGGACGAGGACCTCGGTGAAGGTCTCGGCGGCGTTGAGCTTGCGCGCCAGGATCGCCCCCAGTTCCGCGCATTCCTCCGCGTTCGTCCTCATCAGGGTGACGGCGGGGTTGTGTGCGATGAGGAGTCGACCGTCGAACTCGGACGGCACGGAGTCGCGCGCACCGAAGTTGACCATGTCGAGCGCTCCGACGCTCACGACCTGCGGCGTGCCGGTGGCCGCGGCAGCTTCGAGGCGGCCGGGCCCCGCTGAGCAGACCCCGCCGAGGAGCTCGTCGGCGAGTTCCGTCGTGGTCAGGTCGGCGACGGCGGAGAACATCCCGGAGCGGATGAGCGCCTCGAGCGTCCGGCCACCCGTCCCGTTTGCGTGGAACACGTGCGTCTCGATCGACGAGGTCGCGAGCGCATCGTGTACGGCGGTCACGCACGCCGTCGTCACCCCGAACATCGACGCGGCGACGGAACGCGTGGTCACCCCCTCGGCCGTCGTCGCTCCGGAGACCATCCCGATGCAGGCGTCGGCCGCACGGGCGAGGACCGGCACACTGATCGAGTTCAACCCGGCGATGTCGACGACCGGGTACATCATGGTGAGGTCGCTCGTCCCGACATAGGGGCGGGTGTCACCGGCGACGATCGTCGACACGAGGATCTTCGGGATCCCGATGGGCAGCGCCTCGCAGATCCGGCCCATCACGTAGCCGGCGTTGGAGCCTCCCAGCACGATGACGGCCGCGACCTCCCCCGCATCGAACAGACGATGGATCTCGGCGGCGGCTCCGGACGCCATCACCACCATGGCGTCGTTGCGATCACCACGGGACGCGATGTCGACGAGTGGTGAGCCACCGGCTGACGCGACGGCGCACCTGTCGATATCGGCGTGCATCCCCGGGGTACCGAGGACTCCGAAGTCGAGGACAGTGCTCGCGATGCCGGATGCGGCGAGCCGGTCGCGGACGAACGCGTATTCGTCGGACTTCGTATCGAGAGCCCCCGCGAGAACGACCCGGGCGTGCGCCGAGACCACCGTGCCCCGCGTCATTTGACCGCTCCGAGGGACAACCCGCTGATGAGTCGCTTCTGCGTGAACACGAACAGGACGAGAAGCGGGAGCGACGTGAGGACCGCGAGCGCCATGAGCGAGTTCCAGTTCGAGGCGTATGTGGTGTTCTGTTGGGCGAGGAGTCCGCTCACGGGGAGGACGGTCCCTTCCGGCAGGAAGTTGATGGCGTAGACGAATTCGCCCCACGCCGAGATGAAGATGACGCTCAAGACGGTGAAGATGCCGTTCGTGAGCATGGGCACCGTGATGAGGCGGAACGACTGGAACATGCTCGCTCCGTCGATCTCGGCCGCTTCGTAGAGCGCTGGAGGGATGGACAGGACGAACGGTCGCATCAGCATCACGGCGAACGGCAGCAGCAGAGCGATGTCGGCGAGGATGAGGCCAGGGAGCGTTCCGAGGATGCCCCAGCCGGCGAGGACGCTGTACAGCGGGATGACCGTCATGGGTTGCGGCACCATCTGCAGCACGAGGAGGGCGGCGAGGACCACGGCGATCACCCGGGCCCAGCCGTCGCTGATTCGACGGGCGAGGGCGAAGGCCGCGGGGACGGCGAGCGCGAGCACGACAGCGGTGACGATGAGGCCGATCTGGAGCGACGTCACGATCGCACCGAGACCCGAACCGATGACGTTCGCGTACGTGTCGAGCGTGGGCGCGAAGAGTATCGCGTTGGGGTCCCGGAGGACCTGGGTGTTCGTCTTGAGCGAGGTGATGACGATCCAGAGGAGCGGAAGCAGGTAGGCGAGACCGAGCACGACGGCCAGGACGCCGAAGAGGCGCTTGATGCCCGAGGTGATCATTCGGACACCTCCGATCGGATGCTGCGCACGTAGGGGATGGCGATGAGGACGACGAAGAGCATCGAGACGACCGCCACCGTGGCCCCCGTGCTCATCTCGAAGTTCATGAACGCCGAGTTGTACGACTGCACCGGGAGGGTGTTCGTGGCTGTACCCGGTCCGCCCTTCGTGAGCACGTAGAAGAAGTCGAAGCTCTTGAAGGCGTAGAGGACGGTCAGGATCGCGAGGATCCAGAGCGTCGGCCGGAGGAGGGGGAGGACGATCTGGAACCTCGTGCGCCAATAGCCTGCTCCGTCGATCGCGGCCGCCTCGATGACCTCGGCGGGGATCGCGAGTAGCCCCCCACGGAGGATCAGCGTGGAGAACGGGAGGGAGGCCCACGCGACCACGCCGGCGACCGCCCAGAGGGCGAGTGACGGCGAGCTCAGCCAGGAGACGGGTTCGACGCCGACGAGACCGATCAGCCCGTTGACGGCGCCGGAGTCGTCGAGGAGGAACTTCCAGACGCTTCCGCTGACGATCGGGGGAAGCGCCCACACGAACACCATGATGCCGAGGACCAGATTCGTGACCCGACCCCCGACGGCGAGGATCGACGCGGCGAGGAACCCGAGCACGAGGTTCGACGCCAGAAGGACGGCGGCCACGAGGGACGTGCGAAGCGCCGACTGCCACACCTCGGATCCCGACAGGACCTCCGCGAAGTTCTGGAGTCCGATGAAGTCCCACTCCCCGACGATGTTGGTCGGGCCGACGTCGCTCACCGACATGCGGAGGAGCACGAACATCGGGTAGACGGCGAATCCGATGAGGATCGCGGCCGCGGGGAGGAGGTAGACGGCGGGGAGGCGTGCGAATCGCCGCCGCTGCCGCGGGGCGGGGCGCTGTCGGGTCAGTCGCTCCGCCCCTGCTCGTGTGACGGTGGCGGTCATCAGCAGTCCCCGCCCCCTTCCTCGGCTGCCGAGGCGATGTCGGAGATGGCACTCTCGGCGCCCTGCTCCCCCGTCGACTGCCCGGAGATCACGGCGCTCACGGCCTTGCCGAGGGCGGTCTGCATCTCCGCGGTGTTCTCGTTGTTCGGCCAGGTCGCCGGGTCGCTCGCCGCCGCGACGAAGGGCTGCACGAACTCGTCGTCGGCGAGGGCCGGCAGATCAGCGGAGTCGGCACGGATGGGGATGGATCCGGCGGACTGGAAGAGCTTCTCGGACGCGTCCGGCGTCAGAATGGCCTCCTCGAGGAACTTCCACGCGAGATCCGGGTTCTCGGACTGCGCGCCGATGGCGAAGCCCTCCCCTCCCGGGAACACCTGGCTCTTGCCGCCGTCCGGGGCCGGGTACTGGGCGGTGCCGTACGAGAAGCCGGCGTCTGCGACGTTCCCGAGCTGCCAGTTGCCGTTGAAGGCGAACGCGTACTTGCCGGTCACGAACTGCTGCCACGAGGCGTTCTGGTCCCAGGTGGCTGCCGACAGAGGGATGTAGCCCGCGTCGGACCACGCGTCCAGTCGCTCGAAGGCCGCGGTCACCTTGCTGCCCTCGAAGTTGCAGTAGTCGACCCCCTCGCCGAGAAGCTGGGGGGCGAACAGCCACGCCCCCTCGACGGAGGGCGCCCCGCTCAGGGCGAGACCTTCGTGAGTCCCATCGGCCGTCACCGTCTCGAGTGCGCTCTCCATCTCGCTCAGCGTGGTGGGGGGCTCGATCCCGTATTCGGCGAGGATGTCCTCGTTGTAGTACATCCCGAGGAGGTTCGTAGCGGGGAGGAGGTTGTAGACCTTCCCGTCGCTCTGCCAGACCGCGCCATCGGGGAACTGGTCGCTATCGGCGTAGTCCTCCCAATACGGCGTGAGATCGGCCATGACCTTCCCGGCGACGAGGGTCGGGAAGTCGACGACGATGTTGTTGATGAAGAGGTCGGGTGTGGTCCCCGTGGCAACCGAGGCGAGGAGCTTCTGGTCCTGCTGATCGCCGACGGTCTCGACGAGGTTGATGTCGATGTCGGGGTTGGCGTCTTCGAATTCGGACACCTGACCCTCGAGCCAGGTCTTCTGGGCTCCCTGGTAGTAGGACCAGAACGTGAGCGTGGTCTTCCCGTCGGAATCGCCGGACGGGTTCGACGAGATCGCGCATCCCGTCAGGGGCAGGAGCGCGACCGCTCCGATCGC
Proteins encoded in this window:
- a CDS encoding HNH endonuclease signature motif containing protein, whose amino-acid sequence is MTTHGAALQDAVAVATEVLREPVAELVPGRIPVADYVTLLRDVERLGRLVDAARVALAGDAEQRTGGPIDALAAVGYASAVDAVATLTGLSDRDAKRRIRLGGKLNAGVSLTGAETGSVHPSVAQAVSAGNLGVDAATILTDALDGVSPRVDPVVIAEAEEALVNLAAGSDTHPPLRGDLVRGQAHLFVEAIDPDGVRPREELARRKRRFTIGPETRDGLIPVHGLLTLEIGASLKRLIDAHVRRVAFTDGPHALEDATQPTGREEPVEHLDDRTPAQRRHDTLADIISAASRVKDAPELAGTAPAITVTVTQAALDHGRGVGTIDGVDTPISVAAIEKLIDSRGIQTVTMNPNRRILALGSVQRCFTSSQRRAITARDGGCVIPGCTTPAGWCEVHHVIPWRDGGETHTDNGVLLCWGHHQNIDSGPWRLTMPNGVPHVRGPGHPDWTHTTKTRTGPPLTRTG
- a CDS encoding Tm-1-like ATP-binding domain-containing protein encodes the protein MTRGTVVSAHARVVLAGALDTKSDEYAFVRDRLAASGIASTVLDFGVLGTPGMHADIDRCAVASAGGSPLVDIASRGDRNDAMVVMASGAAAEIHRLFDAGEVAAVIVLGGSNAGYVMGRICEALPIGIPKILVSTIVAGDTRPYVGTSDLTMMYPVVDIAGLNSISVPVLARAADACIGMVSGATTAEGVTTRSVAASMFGVTTACVTAVHDALATSSIETHVFHANGTGGRTLEALIRSGMFSAVADLTTTELADELLGGVCSAGPGRLEAAAATGTPQVVSVGALDMVNFGARDSVPSEFDGRLLIAHNPAVTLMRTNAEECAELGAILARKLNAAETFTEVLVPAAGFSQISVEGAPFHDPEADRALIEALRRDLHDHIPLRVLDTHINDPRFAAEVTRTLSRALGLTEGTAS
- a CDS encoding carbohydrate ABC transporter permease, which encodes MTATVTRAGAERLTRQRPAPRQRRRFARLPAVYLLPAAAILIGFAVYPMFVLLRMSVSDVGPTNIVGEWDFIGLQNFAEVLSGSEVWQSALRTSLVAAVLLASNLVLGFLAASILAVGGRVTNLVLGIMVFVWALPPIVSGSVWKFLLDDSGAVNGLIGLVGVEPVSWLSSPSLALWAVAGVVAWASLPFSTLILRGGLLAIPAEVIEAAAIDGAGYWRTRFQIVLPLLRPTLWILAILTVLYAFKSFDFFYVLTKGGPGTATNTLPVQSYNSAFMNFEMSTGATVAVVSMLFVVLIAIPYVRSIRSEVSE
- a CDS encoding carbohydrate ABC transporter permease, giving the protein MITSGIKRLFGVLAVVLGLAYLLPLLWIVITSLKTNTQVLRDPNAILFAPTLDTYANVIGSGLGAIVTSLQIGLIVTAVVLALAVPAAFALARRISDGWARVIAVVLAALLVLQMVPQPMTVIPLYSVLAGWGILGTLPGLILADIALLLPFAVMLMRPFVLSIPPALYEAAEIDGASMFQSFRLITVPMLTNGIFTVLSVIFISAWGEFVYAINFLPEGTVLPVSGLLAQQNTTYASNWNSLMALAVLTSLPLLVLFVFTQKRLISGLSLGAVK
- a CDS encoding Gfo/Idh/MocA family protein translates to MSGLTIAVVGLGFGQDFVPIYLSHPAVATVVLVEPDAQRRAEVAGRFGLRGGFADIADALADPAIDAVHILAPVFLHADMAVAALEAGKHVACAVPMATTLDDLERIIAAKNAAGTTYMMMETAVFGREYLVVEEMLRRGEFGAPTLFRGFHIQNLDGYPVYWQGFPPMHYLTHALSPVLGLLDTTVESVTCLGTGRLPESRRTGGFDNPFPTEVGLFTLRDQDIVADITMSFFQTARAYVEGFALYGEHLGVEWPPDNEGDMTVYRMSGPRPGSRGNQVVKESLAPRDFPERLPEPLRRFVRETDVHLPGMPAPASVGAHHGGSHPFLVHEFVSSIVDGRAPIVDERRAADFTAPGICAHRSALAGGERVEVPQYS
- a CDS encoding molybdopterin-dependent oxidoreductase, translated to MVGIVGAGVFLAVAELIALIVARNGSPVLALGSFVIDIVPQWAKEFAIATFGENDKLFLLISLGVAIVVAAAIGGILQYVRPPLGIILLAIAGAGTTVATVTRAGATPLAALPGVLGTIAGAVLLHILAARLRRWYRSAQEPSLTKDPVDGKTSDDAKNTPARLDRRGFLRVLGITSAGAIVVGVGARIANAATSSITAIRNAVNLPTPSSTVTIPEGAELDIDGVSELFTPNEDFYRVDTALTVPNVDTSTWSLTITGMVDSPVTLTFDDILAMDLREFVITLTCVSNEVGGGLVGNARWLGIPVREILAQASPQSGADMVLSRSVDGYTASTPLASLTDDGLDAILAVGMNGEPLPLEHGFPVRMVVPGLYGYVSATKWLTELKVTTFAEDEAYWTPRGYSAEAPIKLSSRIDTPRTGKAIEAGPGKVAGMAWAQSVGVEKVEVRIDDGDWQPATMSSPINDDTWVQWYIDWEPDAGTHYLSVRATDKDGTLQEEERAPIAPNGSSGWQRVLIQVR
- a CDS encoding phosphoenolpyruvate hydrolase family protein, translated to MTTRTEILASMRAKIADGRPIIGGGAGTGLSAKCSEEAGLDFIVVYNSGRYRMAGRSSMAGLMPYGDANQIVMDMGSEILPVVDHIPVVAGVCGTDPFRLMPKFLRDVRDAGFSGVQNYPTVCLFEGIIRANLEETGLGFYKEAEMIAEARSLDLFTASYVANLDEAVAMAEAGADVIVPHMGLTTSGMIGAQTALSLADSKIKVRELMEAAREVNPDVIIVCHGGPIASPTEAAEVIRDVPGVDGFLGASSMERLPTETAMIEHMSSYTRIALPVRAGQGA
- a CDS encoding EthD family reductase translates to MTILYSPPADGDVAAFRRYYEATHIPVAQRMAGLTGWNLSWIDTPETPYILVAELYANSADAMSAILASPEGMAASADLDNFVTSPVHFLTGEEIEVRLS
- a CDS encoding ABC transporter substrate-binding protein encodes the protein MKNSARRTKAAIAIGAVALLPLTGCAISSNPSGDSDGKTTLTFWSYYQGAQKTWLEGQVSEFEDANPDIDINLVETVGDQQDQKLLASVATGTTPDLFINNIVVDFPTLVAGKVMADLTPYWEDYADSDQFPDGAVWQSDGKVYNLLPATNLLGMYYNEDILAEYGIEPPTTLSEMESALETVTADGTHEGLALSGAPSVEGAWLFAPQLLGEGVDYCNFEGSKVTAAFERLDAWSDAGYIPLSAATWDQNASWQQFVTGKYAFAFNGNWQLGNVADAGFSYGTAQYPAPDGGKSQVFPGGEGFAIGAQSENPDLAWKFLEEAILTPDASEKLFQSAGSIPIRADSADLPALADDEFVQPFVAAASDPATWPNNENTAEMQTALGKAVSAVISGQSTGEQGAESAISDIASAAEEGGGDC
- a CDS encoding RidA family protein, whose amino-acid sequence is MSSVVSLIRSSALSDVAEYAYASTVPAGSRLIFLAGSCPLDADGNTVAVGDYAGQAAACVANLRTALAAADATIEDVVSTRVLVASTRQHDLVTAWEVVRDAFGPHDVPSTLMGVTVLGYDDQLVEIEATAAVAR